One Triticum dicoccoides isolate Atlit2015 ecotype Zavitan chromosome 5B, WEW_v2.0, whole genome shotgun sequence genomic window carries:
- the LOC119308021 gene encoding protein FLX-like 3 isoform X1 has protein sequence MSGRDRLPRRFVEDGRGYVDARVAEDRRGHHPGIRVVDDRRGHHEIRVVEDRRTYPAVRVIEDRRAYPEIHERPLMRVAPRSHPDVLEEEIQLHEVDFRRLMADRHALAEERMELHRELQAGKEEVRHLNMIIAEINAKKEAYISELVDKRRKLEAELRSNEPLRDEVVHLRGEIEKLLAVRKELSAKAASLMQELSRERSDKQQLPMLKAEIEGLQLELTHARNACELEQKGNFELVEQRKAMEKSMISMAQEIQQMRAELANFDGRPWGTGGAHGMKLSSPESTFPTQYGDKYNIHVGVSEKGPSHPPESSWGTFEKNRFQYR, from the exons ATGTCAGGAAGAGATCGCCTGCCGCGTCGTTTTGTCGAAGATGGAAGGGGCTATGTTGACGCCCGTGTGGCTGAGGATCGCAGGGGTCATCATCCTGGCATCCGAGTGGTTGATGATCGTAGGGGCCATCATGAGATCCGTGTAGTCGAAGATCGCAGAACCTATCCTGCAGTTCGTGTGATTGAGGATCGTAGAGCCTACCCTGAGATTCACGAAAGGCCGCTCATGAGGGTGGCTCCTCGCTCTCACCCGGATGTCCTAGAGGAAGAAATTCAGTTGCACGAGGTTGATTTCCGCAGGCTTATGGCTGATCGTCATGCTCTAGCTGAGGAACGGATGGAGTTGCACAGGGAGTTGCAAGCCGGAAAGGAGGAGGTCCGTCACCTTAACATGATCATCGCAGAGATTAATGCCAAGAAGGAAGCTTATATCAGCGAGCTCGTTGACAAGAGAAGGAAGCTTGAAGCTGAACTTAGATCAAATGAGCCTTTGAGAGATGAGGTTGTGCATCTTCGTGGTGAAATCGAGAAGCTCCTTGCTGTTAGGAAAGAACTCTCTGCAAAGGCTGCATCACTCATGCAGGAGCTGAGTAGGGAGAGATCTGATAAACAACAGCTACCTATGCTGAAAGCAGAGATTGAGGGCCTTCAACTGGAACTTACTCATGCAAG GAATGCATGTGAATTGGAGCAGAAGGGGAATTTCGAGTTGGTGGAACAAAGGAAAGCAATGGAAAAGAGTATGATTTCGATGGCACAAGAAATTCAACAAATGCGGGCCGAATTAGCTAATTTTGATGGCAGACCATGGGGCACAG GTGGAGCACATGGGATGAAGCTGAGCAGTCCTGAATCGACCTTCCCTACTCAATATGGAGATAAATACAATATACATGTG GGAGTTTCTGAGAAAGGTCCTTCGCACCCTCCTGAATCTTCGTGGGGCACATTTGAGAAGAACCGTTTCCAGTACCGCTAA
- the LOC119308021 gene encoding protein FLX-like 3 isoform X2, whose protein sequence is MSGRDRLPRRFVEDGRGYVDARVAEDRRGHHPGIRVVDDRRGHHEIRVVEDRRTYPAVRVIEDRRAYPEIHERPLMRVAPRSHPDVLEEEIQLHEVDFRRLMADRHALAEERMELHRELQAGKEEVRHLNMIIAEINAKKEAYISELVDKRRKLEAELRSNEPLRDEVVHLRGEIEKLLAVRKELSAKAASLMQELSRERSDKQQLPMLKAEIEGLQLELTHARNACELEQKGNFELVEQRKAMEKSMISMAQEIQQMRAELANFDGRPWGTG, encoded by the exons ATGTCAGGAAGAGATCGCCTGCCGCGTCGTTTTGTCGAAGATGGAAGGGGCTATGTTGACGCCCGTGTGGCTGAGGATCGCAGGGGTCATCATCCTGGCATCCGAGTGGTTGATGATCGTAGGGGCCATCATGAGATCCGTGTAGTCGAAGATCGCAGAACCTATCCTGCAGTTCGTGTGATTGAGGATCGTAGAGCCTACCCTGAGATTCACGAAAGGCCGCTCATGAGGGTGGCTCCTCGCTCTCACCCGGATGTCCTAGAGGAAGAAATTCAGTTGCACGAGGTTGATTTCCGCAGGCTTATGGCTGATCGTCATGCTCTAGCTGAGGAACGGATGGAGTTGCACAGGGAGTTGCAAGCCGGAAAGGAGGAGGTCCGTCACCTTAACATGATCATCGCAGAGATTAATGCCAAGAAGGAAGCTTATATCAGCGAGCTCGTTGACAAGAGAAGGAAGCTTGAAGCTGAACTTAGATCAAATGAGCCTTTGAGAGATGAGGTTGTGCATCTTCGTGGTGAAATCGAGAAGCTCCTTGCTGTTAGGAAAGAACTCTCTGCAAAGGCTGCATCACTCATGCAGGAGCTGAGTAGGGAGAGATCTGATAAACAACAGCTACCTATGCTGAAAGCAGAGATTGAGGGCCTTCAACTGGAACTTACTCATGCAAG GAATGCATGTGAATTGGAGCAGAAGGGGAATTTCGAGTTGGTGGAACAAAGGAAAGCAATGGAAAAGAGTATGATTTCGATGGCACAAGAAATTCAACAAATGCGGGCCGAATTAGCTAATTTTGATGGCAGACCATGGGGCACAG GTTGA